The proteins below come from a single Lactobacillus johnsonii genomic window:
- a CDS encoding amino acid ABC transporter permease: MSWAIIQQSLPQFVKGFQVTVWMSFVGIIGAMVVGLCCSLIQYFHVPVIDKIVSAYVELARNTPLLIQLFFLYYAFPVIGLKMSAITCGLIGLIFLGGAYMAEAFTGGFDGISKNQIESGEAIGMSKWQLARYVVFPQGFALSVPAIAANIIFLIKETSIFSVIAIPELTNTALDLIGLYYHSNEYLFVLVIAYAIILIPLSLLLTWLERRVRYGTFGD, from the coding sequence ATGAGTTGGGCAATTATTCAGCAAAGTTTGCCACAATTTGTCAAAGGCTTTCAGGTAACAGTCTGGATGTCCTTTGTTGGAATTATTGGAGCGATGGTGGTTGGGCTCTGTTGTAGCTTGATTCAATATTTTCATGTTCCTGTAATTGATAAGATCGTCAGTGCATATGTTGAGCTTGCAAGAAATACACCGTTATTAATTCAGCTTTTCTTCTTATATTATGCTTTTCCGGTAATTGGATTAAAGATGAGCGCCATTACTTGTGGTTTAATTGGTTTGATATTTTTAGGTGGAGCTTATATGGCCGAAGCTTTCACTGGTGGATTTGATGGAATTAGCAAAAATCAAATTGAATCTGGTGAAGCAATTGGAATGTCAAAATGGCAATTAGCTCGTTATGTGGTCTTTCCACAAGGCTTTGCCTTAAGTGTTCCAGCGATTGCCGCAAATATTATTTTCTTAATCAAGGAAACATCAATTTTTTCAGTAATTGCTATTCCAGAATTAACTAATACAGCATTAGATTTGATTGGCTTATACTACCATTCAAATGAATATCTATTTGTCTTAGTAATTGCATATGCAATAATTTTAATTCCATTATCTTTATTATTAACTTGGCTTGAAAGGAGAGTTCGCTATGGGACATTCGGGGATTAA
- a CDS encoding amino acid ABC transporter permease, whose translation MGHSGINVLFEGRNFTRLLGGLWTSVWIAVLSLIIGLALGALFGVLRTSKSRLVKVIFRIYLEFFRIVPTVVLLFLFYYILPRQFNLNWPASVMAVIAFALWVSAEFSDIVRGALISVPKIQRESGLALGLNKWQLFIYVLLPQAFQLELPATINLATRVIKTTSLLMMISVMDVINVGQQIVEANNQTNPNGVFWVYGLIFFLYFIVDYPLSLWAKRLSKRNEA comes from the coding sequence ATGGGACATTCGGGGATTAATGTTTTATTCGAAGGAAGAAACTTTACCCGTTTGCTGGGTGGTCTCTGGACAAGTGTTTGGATTGCAGTTCTTTCTTTAATAATTGGCTTGGCACTAGGGGCATTATTTGGTGTTTTAAGAACATCGAAAAGTCGCTTAGTAAAAGTGATTTTTAGAATCTATCTAGAATTCTTTAGAATAGTGCCAACCGTAGTTTTATTATTCTTGTTCTATTATATTTTGCCTAGACAATTTAACTTGAATTGGCCGGCATCTGTTATGGCAGTGATTGCATTTGCTTTATGGGTTTCAGCTGAATTTAGTGATATTGTTCGTGGAGCGTTGATCTCGGTACCAAAAATTCAACGAGAATCAGGCTTAGCTCTTGGATTGAATAAATGGCAATTATTTATCTATGTCTTATTGCCGCAAGCTTTTCAATTAGAATTACCTGCAACAATTAATTTAGCTACAAGAGTAATTAAAACAACCTCTTTATTGATGATGATCAGTGTTATGGATGTTATCAATGTTGGACAACAAATTGTTGAAGCAAATAATCAAACTAATCCTAACGGTGTTTTTTGGGTATATGGATTGATTTTCTTCTTATACTTCATCGTTGATTATCCTTTATCACTTTGGGCAAAACGATTGAGTAAGAGAAACGAGGCGTAA
- a CDS encoding amino acid ABC transporter ATP-binding protein encodes MTEKILEVEDLNKFYGNKQVLHDISFSLNKGEVLTLLGPSGSGKSTLLRCLNGLEEFKSGTIIFEGKKVIPTAKNWQQLRQKIGMVFQSYDLFPNMTVLENILLGPVKVQKRPKAEVEKEAKALLKRVHLEQYANSYPRQLSGGQKQRIAIVRALALHPDLMLFDEVTASLDPEMVRGVLELIKQLSDEDHMTMIIVTHEMNFAKQIADQVLFLENGTIVEDTPGKEFFEHPKTKRAEEFLEGMEF; translated from the coding sequence ATGACTGAAAAAATATTAGAAGTTGAAGATTTAAACAAATTTTATGGAAATAAGCAAGTATTACATGATATTTCTTTTTCTCTAAATAAGGGAGAAGTATTAACATTACTTGGACCTTCTGGATCTGGTAAAAGTACCTTACTTCGCTGTTTAAATGGTTTAGAAGAATTTAAGAGCGGCACGATTATTTTTGAAGGAAAGAAAGTAATTCCAACTGCCAAGAATTGGCAGCAACTTCGCCAAAAAATTGGGATGGTTTTTCAGAGTTATGATCTTTTTCCAAATATGACGGTCTTAGAAAATATCTTGCTTGGTCCAGTTAAGGTTCAAAAGAGACCTAAGGCTGAGGTTGAAAAAGAAGCAAAAGCTCTATTAAAAAGAGTTCATTTAGAGCAGTATGCTAATTCATATCCACGACAATTATCAGGTGGACAAAAGCAGAGAATTGCAATTGTTCGTGCCTTAGCTCTTCATCCAGATTTAATGCTATTTGATGAAGTTACTGCTTCACTTGATCCAGAAATGGTTAGAGGAGTACTAGAATTAATCAAGCAGTTATCTGATGAAGATCATATGACCATGATCATCGTTACTCACGAGATGAACTTTGCTAAGCAGATTGCTGATCAAGTTTTATTCTTAGAAAATGGAACAATTGTAGAAGATACACCTGGGAAAGAATTTTTTGAGCATCCGAAAACAAAGAGAGCAGAAGAATTTTTAGAAGGTATGGAATTTTAG
- a CDS encoding transporter substrate-binding domain-containing protein: MKKHKFIKKLIAAVGILAVGAVTLTACSNNSSSSSSSNNPSSVAAIKKRGTLKVAVFGDLPPYGWVNKDGKRVGYDVRLARELAKEMGVKVKFVQVNANNRVDTLNANKADIVLANFTVTSERKQVVDFAKPYMKVSVGVVSPKSKPITNVNQLKGKKVIVTKGTTAENYFTSKQPDVDLLKFDSKTQQFNAMKNGRAAALADDNSYLYAWVKNNPKYTVGIKHLGPNSYIAPAVKKGNKSLLDWTNKHINKLNKDGFFVNDYNQELKPYFGDDVKPSDIIINK; the protein is encoded by the coding sequence ATGAAGAAACATAAATTTATTAAAAAGTTAATTGCTGCTGTTGGAATTTTAGCTGTTGGAGCCGTGACTTTAACTGCTTGCTCAAATAATTCAAGCAGTAGTTCATCAAGCAACAATCCTAGCTCAGTTGCTGCAATTAAGAAACGTGGTACTTTAAAGGTTGCCGTATTTGGCGATTTACCACCATATGGTTGGGTTAATAAAGATGGCAAGCGTGTTGGATATGATGTTCGCTTAGCTCGTGAATTAGCTAAAGAAATGGGCGTTAAAGTTAAGTTTGTTCAAGTAAACGCTAATAACCGTGTTGATACCTTGAATGCAAACAAGGCTGATATTGTTTTAGCTAACTTCACTGTTACTTCGGAAAGAAAGCAAGTTGTAGATTTTGCTAAGCCATATATGAAAGTATCAGTTGGTGTTGTTTCACCTAAGTCTAAGCCAATTACTAATGTAAACCAATTGAAGGGTAAAAAGGTGATCGTAACTAAGGGTACTACTGCTGAAAATTACTTCACCAGTAAGCAACCAGATGTTGATCTTTTGAAATTTGATTCTAAGACTCAACAATTTAACGCAATGAAGAATGGTCGTGCTGCAGCTTTAGCTGATGACAACTCTTACTTATATGCTTGGGTAAAGAACAATCCTAAGTATACTGTTGGTATCAAGCACTTAGGACCAAATTCATACATTGCTCCTGCTGTTAAGAAGGGCAATAAGTCACTTCTTGACTGGACCAATAAGCACATTAATAAGCTTAACAAAGACGGCTTCTTTGTTAATGACTACAACCAAGAATTAAAGCCTTACTTTGGTGATGATGTTAAGCCATCAGATATCATTATTAACAAGTAA
- a CDS encoding tRNA (adenine(22)-N(1))-methyltransferase, with amino-acid sequence MLKFLIRGESVLEERLAQIGKMVDPQSRVADIGTDHAYLPIALVEEGKIDFAIASDVAAGPLDNAKQDIEQAGLEDKIETRLGSGLETLKSSDQIDTVVIAGMGGKLMTNLLETAHQEGKIYPTLILEANIGEPLVRKWLVDHQYEIVEEKIIEVAGHIYEIIKAKLTEAKHNLSDQELEFGPFLLKEKNPVFIKKWTKQLNYYENLKANLNKAKNKDEAKISQIDDLIEMIEEVLK; translated from the coding sequence ATGCTAAAATTTTTAATAAGAGGTGAGAGTGTGTTAGAAGAAAGACTAGCTCAAATTGGTAAAATGGTTGATCCACAAAGTCGCGTAGCAGATATTGGAACTGATCACGCATATTTACCAATTGCATTAGTAGAAGAAGGAAAAATAGATTTTGCAATTGCAAGTGACGTTGCAGCTGGCCCATTAGATAATGCAAAACAAGATATTGAACAAGCAGGCCTAGAAGATAAGATTGAGACAAGATTAGGCTCTGGATTAGAAACTTTAAAGAGCAGTGACCAAATTGATACAGTCGTAATCGCTGGAATGGGTGGAAAGCTCATGACTAATTTGTTAGAAACTGCTCATCAAGAGGGAAAGATCTATCCTACTTTAATTTTAGAGGCGAATATAGGTGAGCCTTTGGTTAGAAAATGGCTCGTTGATCATCAGTATGAGATAGTAGAAGAAAAGATTATCGAAGTAGCTGGCCACATTTATGAAATAATCAAGGCTAAGTTAACTGAGGCTAAACATAATTTATCTGATCAAGAATTAGAATTTGGTCCATTTTTATTAAAAGAAAAAAATCCAGTTTTTATTAAAAAATGGACTAAGCAACTTAATTACTATGAAAATCTAAAAGCTAATTTAAATAAGGCTAAAAATAAAGATGAGGCTAAAATTAGTCAGATAGATGATTTGATTGAAATGATTGAGGAAGTACTAAAATGA